One window from the genome of Oryza glaberrima chromosome 3, OglaRS2, whole genome shotgun sequence encodes:
- the LOC127767580 gene encoding probable cytokinin riboside 5'-monophosphate phosphoribohydrolase LOG4 codes for MDANHDKVVESGSRGGRGPVRTICVFCGSRRGNRPSFSAVALDLGKQLVERELDLVYGGGSGGLMGLVSKTVHDGGRHVLGVIPSALLPEEVSGETLGEAKVVRDMHERKSEMAKHADAFIALPGGYGTIEELLEIIAWAQLGIHNKPVGLLNVDGYYNNLLSLFDKGVEEGFIDAAARNIFVLADNAGELLTKLTEAAAAAAVAVEGGDGDQVDGEATAAAAGLKRKRS; via the exons ATGGATGCTAACCACGACAAGGTTGTGGAGAGCGGCAGCCGCGGGGGCCGGGGACCGGTGCGGACGATCTGCGTCTTCTGCGGCAGCAGGCGGGGGAACCGGCCGTCCTTCAGCGCTGTCGCTCTCGACCTCGGAAAGCAGCTG GTCGAGAGGGAGCTCGATCTGGtctacggcggcggcagcggcggcctgaTGGGCCTCGTCTCCAAGACCGtccacgacggcggccgccaCGTCCTCGG GGTCATCCCTAGTGCTCTCCTACCTGAAGAG GTGTCAGGGGAGACGTTGGGAGAGGCGAAAGTGGTCAGGGACATGCATGAGCGCAAGTCAGAAATGGCGAAACACGCCGACGCTTTCATCGCCCTGCCAG GTGGTTACGGGACAATCGAAGAACTGTTGGAGATCATAGCGTGGGCGCAGCTGGGGATCCACAACAAACCG GTGGGGCTGCTCAATGTGGACGGCTACTACAACAACTTACTCTCGCTGTTCGACAAGGGCGTCGAGGAAGGGTTCatcgacgccgcggcgcggaACATCTTCGTCCTCGCCGACAACGCCGGCGAACTACTGACCAAgctgacggaggcggcggcagcggcagcggtggcggttgagggcggcgacggggatcaggtcgacggcgaggccacggccgcggcggctggcTTGAAGAGGAAAAGAAGCTAG